A stretch of Rhodobacter sp. 24-YEA-8 DNA encodes these proteins:
- a CDS encoding BMC domain-containing protein has protein sequence MANLAIGMIETKGYVPALAAADAMVKAANVEIVARNEVGGGLVSVVVRGDVGAVKAATEAGAEAAAQIGEVTAVHVIPRPHGDLAKHFDALKA, from the coding sequence ATGGCTAATCTTGCAATCGGAATGATCGAAACCAAGGGTTACGTGCCGGCGCTTGCGGCGGCGGATGCCATGGTCAAGGCCGCCAATGTTGAAATCGTCGCCCGCAACGAGGTTGGCGGCGGACTGGTCTCGGTCGTGGTGCGCGGCGATGTCGGCGCGGTGAAGGCCGCGACGGAAGCCGGGGCCGAGGCTGCGGCCCAGATCGGCGAAGTGACCGCCGTCCATGTGATCCCGCGCCCGCATGGCGATCTCGCAAAGCATTTCGACGCGCTTAAGGCCTGA
- a CDS encoding microcompartment protein encodes MTELRVYLPIEDLQPQFAAYLSSPTRARGYPPFRGQNSLIIEVAPALAIHRVTDLALKAAPDMEPGILYTERQFGLLELHADRMEDLTAAGEAILAGIGAKPDDQMRPQILYHDIIEDLSDQHAIILNRSRDASILVPGVALLIYEMAPALFACVAANEAEKAAPNAIINDVQMMGATGRLFMSGTAEDMRIARDTITAKLEAITGR; translated from the coding sequence ATGACAGAGCTTCGCGTCTATCTTCCCATCGAGGATCTGCAGCCCCAGTTCGCGGCGTATCTTTCCTCGCCCACCCGGGCGAGGGGATATCCGCCCTTCCGGGGCCAGAACTCGCTGATCATCGAGGTCGCGCCGGCTCTGGCGATCCACCGCGTCACCGATCTGGCGCTGAAGGCCGCGCCCGACATGGAACCGGGCATTCTTTATACCGAACGTCAGTTTGGTTTGCTGGAGCTGCATGCTGACCGGATGGAGGATCTGACGGCTGCGGGCGAGGCGATTCTTGCCGGTATCGGCGCAAAACCCGATGATCAGATGCGCCCGCAGATCCTGTATCACGATATCATCGAAGATCTGTCGGACCAGCATGCGATCATCCTCAACCGCTCGCGCGATGCCTCGATCCTGGTGCCGGGGGTTGCGCTGCTGATTTACGAAATGGCTCCGGCGCTTTTTGCCTGTGTTGCGGCGAATGAGGCGGAAAAGGCTGCCCCCAATGCGATTATCAATGATGTGCAGATGATGGGGGCGACCGGGCGGCTTTTCATGTCCGGCACCGCCGAAGACATGCGGATCGCGCGTGACACCATCACCGCAAAACTGGAGGCGATCACCGGACGATAG
- a CDS encoding PotD/PotF family extracellular solute-binding protein — protein sequence MITRRQFSLGAAGMAGLSAFSMPGRALADRNNQLNILCWEGYNSDTVLNPFRTAHPGATVRAESGTSDPEMVNRLRAGEIGTWDLINVNQPWARGELSRDNLIRPLDKERFLPWFDKMTPEFARPYALAFGENGDLLGMPQRYGPFSFVVNTDKISQESAEEQGWNLFFDPAMKGRYGLLTYDNWNVIHLCLAAGLDPFRPVEGADAEKFAETCKQIVAGARMMTDDLVAMNTALINGEIDAYFTGGTYTASPARYDGATFVRAITPRSGPVDGKGGVVWVELTSAVNNPDPSSLAEDFLEFVQQPEICKAVAFSEGTYNPIAQMGNPEVMALFDDEMLEAIQFDTLEDELSRCLEFDVVPSYDALLATYVAARRG from the coding sequence ATGATTACGAGACGTCAGTTCTCGCTGGGGGCGGCCGGTATGGCTGGTCTTTCGGCGTTTTCGATGCCGGGCCGTGCGCTCGCAGACCGCAACAATCAGCTCAATATCCTGTGCTGGGAAGGCTATAACTCGGATACGGTGCTGAACCCGTTCCGCACGGCGCATCCCGGGGCCACGGTACGTGCTGAAAGCGGCACCTCGGACCCCGAGATGGTCAACCGCCTGCGCGCAGGCGAAATCGGAACCTGGGATCTTATCAATGTCAATCAGCCCTGGGCGCGGGGCGAGCTGAGCCGGGACAATCTGATCAGACCGCTGGACAAAGAGCGTTTCCTGCCCTGGTTCGACAAGATGACCCCGGAATTTGCCAGACCCTATGCGCTGGCTTTTGGCGAAAACGGCGATCTTCTGGGCATGCCGCAGCGCTACGGGCCATTCTCATTTGTGGTCAATACCGACAAGATCAGCCAGGAAAGCGCCGAGGAACAGGGCTGGAACCTGTTCTTTGATCCGGCGATGAAGGGCCGCTATGGCCTTCTGACCTATGACAACTGGAATGTGATCCATCTCTGCCTTGCCGCCGGACTTGATCCGTTCCGGCCGGTCGAGGGCGCCGATGCCGAAAAATTCGCCGAGACCTGCAAACAGATCGTCGCCGGGGCACGGATGATGACCGATGATCTCGTGGCAATGAACACGGCACTGATCAATGGCGAAATCGATGCCTATTTCACCGGGGGCACCTATACCGCCTCGCCCGCCCGTTATGACGGGGCGACCTTCGTGCGCGCGATCACGCCGCGCAGCGGACCGGTCGATGGCAAGGGTGGCGTTGTCTGGGTCGAGCTGACCTCGGCGGTGAACAACCCCGATCCCTCGTCGCTGGCCGAGGATTTCCTTGAATTCGTGCAGCAGCCCGAAATCTGCAAGGCCGTGGCTTTTTCTGAGGGCACCTACAACCCGATCGCCCAGATGGGCAATCCCGAGGTCATGGCGCTGTTCGACGACGAGATGCTGGAAGCGATCCAGTTCGACACGCTTGAAGACGAGCTGTCGCGTTGTCTCGAATTTGATGTCGTGCCCTCCTACGACGCCCTGCTTGCGACCTATGTCGCGGCAAGACGCGGCTGA
- a CDS encoding ABC transporter ATP-binding protein yields MVAQPFVRIENVTKRFGRFTALDRISLDIAEGEFLTIVGPSGSGKSTLIRLLVGIDDVSDGTISLNGTRIDTMPANKRPTCMVFQSLALFPHMSVGRNIEFPQKLKKVAPEARKARTLDLLRLLRLPEEYYGKMISQLSGGERQRVALARALAFDPQIIVFDEPLSALDYRLRKTLEKELKDLHARTGKTFVYITHSLEEAMVMSDRIAIMKQGRFEQIAVAEEIYSRPVSRFVASFMGEVNLFEAREDNGLVRWKDPGVTAAPGALNLPQGWRGALMVRPELLRFIGEGMTADFTLSGSVVAEYALGSRIQYSVETSAGTMITVERPFEARLASGADTSVTLGWDRDAVHPIPEEADHAKA; encoded by the coding sequence ATGGTTGCTCAGCCCTTCGTGCGGATCGAGAATGTCACCAAACGCTTCGGTCGCTTTACCGCGCTTGACCGGATCAGCCTCGATATTGCCGAGGGAGAATTTCTGACCATCGTCGGCCCTTCGGGCAGCGGCAAATCCACCCTGATCCGGCTGCTGGTCGGCATTGACGACGTGTCTGACGGCACGATCAGTCTGAACGGCACCCGTATCGACACCATGCCCGCGAACAAGCGCCCCACCTGTATGGTGTTCCAGTCGCTTGCTCTGTTCCCGCATATGAGCGTCGGCAGGAATATCGAATTTCCGCAAAAGCTGAAAAAGGTGGCGCCAGAAGCGCGCAAGGCCCGCACGCTGGATCTGCTGCGGCTGCTGCGATTGCCGGAAGAGTATTATGGCAAGATGATCAGCCAGCTTTCGGGCGGCGAACGTCAGCGGGTCGCGCTGGCGCGGGCACTGGCCTTCGATCCGCAGATCATTGTCTTTGACGAGCCCCTGTCAGCGCTGGACTACCGGCTGCGGAAAACCCTGGAAAAAGAGCTGAAAGACCTGCACGCCCGCACCGGCAAGACCTTTGTCTACATCACCCATTCGCTGGAAGAGGCGATGGTGATGTCTGACCGCATCGCCATCATGAAGCAGGGCCGCTTCGAGCAGATCGCCGTTGCGGAAGAGATCTATTCCCGCCCGGTCAGCCGCTTCGTCGCCAGCTTCATGGGCGAGGTCAATCTGTTTGAAGCGCGCGAGGACAATGGGCTGGTCCGCTGGAAGGACCCCGGCGTCACCGCTGCCCCCGGCGCGCTGAACCTGCCGCAGGGATGGCGCGGTGCGCTGATGGTGCGACCCGAGCTGTTGCGGTTCATCGGCGAGGGCATGACTGCGGATTTCACCCTCTCGGGCAGCGTGGTGGCCGAATATGCGCTCGGCTCTCGCATCCAGTATTCGGTCGAGACCAGTGCCGGGACAATGATCACGGTCGAGCGGCCCTTTGAGGCGCGGCTTGCCTCGGGCGCCGACACATCCGTCACCCTCGGCTGGGACCGGGACGCGGTCCATCCGATCCCTGAGGAGGCGGATCATGCAAAGGCTTGA
- a CDS encoding ABC transporter permease, with product MQRLEGRLGFLSGLPIIVLLLLAFIMPLFVVAGFAIMPQKVFELTHLPDFSSFAVIWEQGYYRSLLRSLGLALMTTVILFIVCWPLAYGMAKVFGRFTIVITLAVVLILFVSENIRLFGWSLSLMKGGLLEGYLRSLTGLSFETPLYDWPVIVFGMAYVYFPFMLFPLAQGISLVPDDARLAASDLGASPMRILFEIEMPLAAPGIMVGSLLTFVLSAGAVAEAKLLGGRAVVVLTDDVESAFTFAQNWPLGSALSLMLIVIVALLVLVPVSRVNLDAIMGRKP from the coding sequence ATGCAAAGGCTTGAGGGACGGCTTGGCTTTCTGAGCGGCCTGCCGATCATCGTACTGTTGCTGCTGGCATTCATCATGCCGCTTTTCGTGGTGGCGGGCTTCGCCATCATGCCGCAAAAAGTATTCGAGCTGACCCATCTGCCCGATTTTTCCTCGTTCGCAGTGATCTGGGAACAGGGCTATTACCGTTCGCTGCTGCGCTCGCTGGGGCTTGCCCTCATGACCACGGTGATCCTGTTTATCGTCTGCTGGCCGCTGGCTTACGGCATGGCGAAGGTCTTCGGACGTTTTACCATCGTGATCACCCTGGCGGTCGTGCTGATCCTTTTCGTGTCCGAGAATATCCGTCTGTTCGGCTGGAGCCTCTCTTTGATGAAGGGCGGGTTGCTGGAGGGCTATCTGCGTTCGCTGACGGGGCTGAGCTTTGAGACACCGCTTTATGACTGGCCGGTGATCGTCTTTGGCATGGCCTATGTCTATTTCCCCTTCATGCTGTTTCCGCTGGCCCAGGGCATCAGCCTTGTTCCCGACGATGCCAGGCTTGCCGCATCAGACCTCGGGGCCAGCCCGATGCGCATTCTCTTTGAAATCGAAATGCCGCTGGCGGCGCCGGGCATCATGGTCGGAAGCCTGCTGACCTTTGTCCTCTCCGCCGGCGCGGTGGCCGAGGCAAAGCTTTTGGGCGGGCGTGCGGTGGTGGTGCTGACAGATGATGTCGAAAGCGCCTTCACCTTCGCGCAGAACTGGCCGCTCGGATCGGCGCTGTCGCTGATGCTGATCGTCATTGTCGCCCTTCTGGTGCTGGTGCCCGTCAGCCGCGTGAACCTTGATGCGATCATGGGGAGGAAACCATGA